The region GTGCGCGGCGGCGGCCGCCGCTCCAGGAGGCGTGGCGGCCGCAGTCGCCGCCGGGGCCGGCCGGCTGGGCCCGGCCGGCGTCGTGAAGGCCTGATCCAGACCGGACAGGGTACGCTCGAGCAGGGCGCGCAGCTCCTCCCGCACCTGGCTGCGGAGGCCCTGGAGGCGCTCGATCTCATCCCAGGTATCCTGCAGCTCCTGGTGGGTGCGCCGCTCCAGGTCCTGGGCCCGGCTCACCGCCGCGGCCTCGATCTCCTCGGCCTCCCTCCTGGCCTGGGCCAGCCGCTCCTCGCTCTCCTGGCGGCTGCGCTCCACCAGATCGTCGGCGATCTTCTGGGCGGACAGGAAGGCGTTCTGGAAGGTACGCTCCTGGCCCTTGTACTCCTTGAGGGAGCCCTTCATCTCGACGATCTGATCCTTGAGATGGCTGTTCTCCTCGACGAGCCCCTGCATCTCCTCGGCGACCTTCTCCA is a window of Thermodesulfobacteriota bacterium DNA encoding:
- a CDS encoding DivIVA domain-containing protein — its product is MTLTPQDIHAQQFHVRLRGFDMAEVDAFLEKVAEEMQGLVEENSHLKDQIVEMKGSLKEYKGQERTFQNAFLSAQKIADDLVERSRQESEERLAQARREAEEIEAAAVSRAQDLERRTHQELQDTWDEIERLQGLRSQVREELRALLERTLSGLDQAFTTPAGPSRPAPAATAAATPPGAAAAAAHRRALATEDRDLYERIELPDELDAALVPGPQPAAIAPEPGLAPEPAVLNGPAVEAEEEGGEALPGLGDLEDEFLFPSRDPLEREPQPVVSLEEEVRRPPAIERPSSLRRGR